The nucleotide sequence CGCCCGGTCGCGGACCTTGCCCGTCAGCGGATCGACGCTGTCGAGCCGGACCCTGTAGTCGCCCGGCCCCACGCCGCGGCCGATGGTGAACGTCACGCTCCCGTCGCGCCCCACGGTGGCCGGGGCGATCAGCGTGTCGTTCAGATAGAACCGGACGTCGGCCCCGGCGGCCCCCCGAGCCGTCACGAAGAGTTGCCCGCGATCCCGGGCGTCGATGCTGACGATCGTCACGGGCGTCGCGCTGCCATCCAAGGGCCTCGCGGCCGGACCTGGCTCATCGGCCAAGCCTCGTGAATCTGCCGAGGCCGTCGCGCCCGCACGATTCGTCGGGGCGCCGTCCGTCTCGCTCGCGCCGGCCTGAACACCGGTCGCCAGGCGGCCGCCGATCTCCGAGCCGTCAGGCCTCTCCCTAGGGTTCGGCGCACGATGCTCGACGGGCTTCCGGCCCTGCTTCGCCGCATCAGCCCCGGCATCGCGGAGCGCCTGGCCGCCCAGCTCGACGCCGTGCCCCGACCCGGTCGCGGCAGGCCGATCCGGTTGCGAGAGGACGACGGTCGGCCTGTCGGGCGCAGTCACGGCGACGAGCGGCCTCGTGTCCCGGGACGGCGGAATCACGACCGCCACGTTCGCGGAGGAGCGTCGTGCCTCGCCCTGGGCATCCGTTGCGCGCAGCCCGATCTCGCTGGTCCCGGGGGGAAGCGTCGGCGGCATGAAGGTGAACCGGCCGTCGGCACCGGCCCGGGCGCGCGCCGCCGTCTTGCCATCGACGAGCAATTCCACGGCGGCATTGGGCGCCGCCTGCCCGGCGATGACGGCGTCCCCGTTCGGCTCGACGCGCACGACGTCGAAGCTCGGCACGATCGGGGCGGAAGGCTTCGCCGGCGCGATGCCGGCCGCTCCCCCGGGCCCGGGCGTCGCGCCGGGCCTGGCCGGCGTGTCCACCTTCGGAGCGGCGTCTGCGCCGGTCTCCGGCTGCGACAAAGCTGCCAGAGGCTGCCCGTCCCCGCCGGTCGTGCGCGACCCCGGCCCGAGGAGCGCGTCACGGTTCCCGACGATGGTCCCGGTCAACCCGACGAGGAGCAGCAGGACGAGAAGACCGGTGGCGAGGCTGCGACCGCCACCCGCCTGCCGGCTCCTGGGCACCGGGGCTGGGTCGGGGCCGAGATCCCCGACGGGAGCGCCGAGGCGCCTGTGCGGGCGACGGCGTGCGATCAGGGCCAGGATCACGCCCAACGCGGCGAGCCCGCCGACGAGTGCGGAGAGGACGATGCGACGCAGGCCGGTCATCATGTCGTGCGGATCCCCCGATGGCGTGGAGGGGATCGGCTAGGCCGGCCCTCGATAGGGCCGCGGCCGTCGCGGGCAGGCGACGGTCGCGGCCCTGGGTCTTGTCGGGTGTCGGGCTCTCGGGCGTCAGGCGAAGCGGCGTCCGTCGGTCGCGTAGCGATCGATGGCCGAGGGCAGTTCGCGCGTCAGGCGCGAGAGGATCTCCGAGCGGCTGAGGCCGGTCTGCTGCGCGAGATGGTCGAGGGTCATCGGGCCGATGGCGCGCTCCAGGTCGGCCTCGGCGATGGCCCGGTTGGCGCCCTGATTGACCCAGGAACTCGCCGTTTCGCCGTGGCCGCCCTTGGTGAAGTGCTCGACGAGTTCCGATAGTCCACTGGCGATCAGGCCGCCGACACCGGCCGAGCCGACGCCGCCGAGAATCCGCTCCAGGTTGGACGGGATCGTCGACCCGGCGGCCGGTGCGCTCCGGGCCACCGGCGGCACGCTCGACCCGTGCGCGTCGCGGCCGGGATTGCCGAGCCACTCGGCGATCTTGTCCCTGTTCTGGTAGCCCGCCACCGCGAGCAGGCCCAGCAGGGCAGTCATCGAGGGATATCCCTTGCTCATGTCATGTCCTTTCCGTGGTGGTGCTGGTGGTGATGCGGGCGCCGTCGGCGCGCCGTCGTCAGCCGCCCCGGCGTGGCGGGCGGCCATGCGGCCGGCATGTGAGGAACGCGATCAGCCTCGGTAGGATGAGAGCCGTCAAAATCTTCGGGATCATCGGTGCCTCCGAAGGATGGCGCCGACGGTCGAGCCGGACGCGCGCCCATCTCACGCCGTCGCGGCCGTTCCGAAGAGGCTGCGTGGGCCCTAAGCGGAATCCTGATGCGGCCACGGCTCGCGTCGCCCCTGTTCGCTGCCACTGCCCCCTTGGCAGCGCTCGACAAACAGGTTGCGCGCAAAGCGGTTCCAAAATTTATGTTAGCATCCTAGTACGAATGTACCATTGACGTCGCAAAACGCGGCCAAAGATTGCTGCTCATCGAGCCAACTGGACCGACACACCGTCCGGACCCAGCACTCAAGGTGATGATGAGCTGACAACCGTGCCGCATGTCGCCGAACATCTGCACTCGTCCGCAGCAGACAGCGCCGTGATCTCCATCCGGGGCTCTGAATCCGGTCGAGATCCATATACGCTCCGTCCAGAGGCCGCATTTCTCGAAGAAACACCGCCTCTGGGTCTCGGAATGCGCCGGCTTGCCGAGGCACTTGACGCTGCCGAAGCGCGCACCGAGCAGGGTTTCACGTCCGATCTGATCGGGGTTTTACCCGATCTGCGCCGGTTCGCGCTGTCGCTGACGCGCGACGCGACCGAGAGCGAGGATCTCGTTCAGTACACGCTGCTCAAGGCCTGGGAGCACCGAACCCGCTACACGCCCGGCACCGGCCTGAAGGCATGGCTCTTCACGATCCTGCGCAATCGCCACATCAACGGTCGAAGGAAGCACCGTCGCGAGGTTCCGGACCCGGACGGCGCGCACGCGGCTGGGCTGTCCAGCCTAGCCGACCAGGAGGACCGGCTCGACCTTCGGGATCTGCAGGAAGCGCTCGACCGGCTCGACCCGGCCCAGCGCGAGGCTCTGCTCCTCGTCGCCATCGAGGACCTGTCCTACGAGGACGCGGCGATACGGATCGGTTGCCCTCCCGGCACGGTGAAAAGCCGGGTCAGTCGGGCCCGGGGCCGGCTCGCGTTCGAGCTTGGCGCGACCTGAGCGACCGCCGCGAGCCCGAGTCCGCAACGCGAACCCCGGCGGGCGCTGCGGTTGACCCGCAGGGACGGCGGTAATCTCGACGCGACGATCGAGACCGGCAACGATGAGATCTACGCGGCCCCGGTGCAGGCGGGCCTCAGGCCGCGTTCATCCCCACAGATCCGTCGGCTCGGTTGAGAGCGCTGACGCGCGGACCGTGAAACCCGGCTTGCTGCTGCTCCCACGCATCCAGAGCGGCGTTGGCCGCGTCGATGATGTCGCGCGGCGTTCCTCCGGGAACCTCCGGCCGGATTGCCTCCGCCAGCCGCGTGAGAAGGGTCTGCTCCGTCTGAGGGTTCAAGCCGCCTTGGGCCTGGCGCATGTAGGCCTCGCAGACATTCTCGGCGATCGTGCGCGCCGTCCGGTCGACCTCGGGTGTATCCTGCTGCATCACTCGCCTTCTCCCGCTCGCAAGACGTCTCGCAAGGCGTCAGACTGGGTCAACCCGGCGTGGGCATCCTCGTTCAGGGTCGGCGATCACCCGACGTCCGGTACCCTCAGCCCTGGTCGCCGAGGCCGAGACTGCGGATCAGATCGCCGATCGGGTCGGTCTTGTCATCGGCGGCCTTCGGGCGGCTCGCCCGCTGGGCGCCGCCCGGCGTCTCGGAGGCCGGATCGACCAGCGCGGTCTGGTGCGTCGGCGCGACGCGGCGCGCCAGCCTCGGCCCGGACGCAAGTCGGGCAGTGCGGGCGGTCGTCGCCACCTGCGTTTGCTGCGCCGGCAGGGGCTGCACCGTCGTGCCGTCCGCGGAGAGCACCGCGGTCGGCTCAGGCTTCATGAGCGCTGCCGTATCCGACAGGCGCGACGCGGACCGGGGCGTAACGCGGGAGCGCGCCGGTGGATCGACCCAGGCCGTTGGGCCCGCCGCCACCGCGTGGCTCTCGGACGCTGACCGCGGCTCCGCCGCGAAGTTGCCCGGATGCAGGATGCCGGCCGCGGCCAGCAGACCCAGCACGGCAATGCCCGTGACGGCAAAGGTCGATCTGCGATGATCCATACCAGCAGAACGAACGGCCAAGCTAATCGTTCCGCTCGCGTTCGGTGGCGTGACCGGGCGCCACCATCCGTCTGATCAGTCCTGTGGGCGTGAGGTCTTTTCTCCCACTTGCGGGGACGCGCCCGAAACTGGAGATCCCGCGCAGGGACCATGCTGGAGACACCGCCGTGCTCCGTGGCACGCTCCGTTCCGGCCCGCCCCCACTGCCGTTCCGGCTCAGGAGCGGTACGGGCGCATGGCTTGGCCGACCACCGCGAGCGAGCAAGGAAGGCATCAGCATCCGAAGTTTATAATTAATCTGATTCCACTATATTCCCGCAAAAAAGAGAAGATTTGCGCAAACATATGGCTGACGGGCTCTTCCGATTCATCTATGCCCCGTCCATGGGCAAGCTGAAGCCGGTCTATCTCTATCGCCTGCGGCTCCTCTATGCTGCCCCGCGCTACTACGCGCCCCAGAGCATCAACCATTATCTGGAGAAGCGCGGCCTGATCCGCCGCACGGGGCGCGCGCTGCCGGCCAGGCGGCACGAGGAGTACGAGATCACGGAGGCCGGCCGCTCCGCCTTCGACGCCGCACTCGCCGCACCGGATTGACGGAGCCTCAATCGGCCTCGTGCCGGCGCGCCGTCAGCGTCTCGAAAATTTGGGCGAGTTCCTCGGCGGAGTAGGGTTTTCGCACGAGCTCGAAGCCGTGGGCGTCGTCCTGGGCCAGGACGTGGCTGTAGCCGGAGGTCAGCACAACCGGCAGGTCCGGCCGGCTCGCCCGCAGCCGCCGCGCCAGCGCGATCCCGCCCATGCCCGGCATCACCACGTCCGAGAACACCGCGTCGAAGCGCGCGGCGCCCCCGTCCCCCTCCCGCGCAAGCTCGGCCAGAGCCGCCTCCGCGTTGTGCGCCCAGACCGGCCGGTGGCCCAGATCCTCCAGGATCTGCGTGCAGAACCGGCCCACCTCCAGGTTGTCCTCCACCACCAGTACGCACAGGCCCCGCCCCGGACCCGCCGGGGCAGACGCCGGCGCGGCCGGACCCGCCACGGCCCGGGGTGCTTCGGCCTGCGGCAGGTAGAGCGTGAAGGTCGTCTCGCCCGGGCGGCTGGCCACCGCCACGTCCCCGCCCGACTGCTTGGCAAAGCCGATCACCTGGGACAGCCCCAGACCCGTGCCCTTGCCCACCTCCTTGGTGGTGAAGAACGGCTCGAAGATGCGCGCCAGATCCGCCTCCGCGATCCCGGAGCCGGTGTCGCTCACCGAGACTGCCGCGAACGGCCCGGCATTGGCCGCGTGCCCGCGGATCGCCGGCAGGGCCTGCCCCCCGGTCAGCCGCAGGGTGAGGTGCCCCTCGCCCGCCATGGCGTCGCGCGCGTTGACCGCCATGTTGACCAGCGCGGTCTCGAACTGGCTGGCGTCGGCGCGCACGAAGCAGGGTGCCTCGGGCAGCGCGGCGGCCACGCGGATGCGCGCGCCCATGATCTGGTCGAGCATCTCGGCGATGGCCTGGAGGCGGGCGCCGGCATCGAAGATCTCGGGCTTCAGGGCCTGGCGCCGGGCAAACGCCAGCAGCTGGCCGGTGAGCTTGGCGGCGCGATCGACCGTGTCGGAGACCGCATCCAAGTAGCGCGCCTTGCGCACCTCCGGCAGCTCGGGCCGGCGCAGGAACTCCACCGACGAGCGGATGATGGTCAGCAGGTTGTTGAAGTCGTGCGCGACCCCGCCCGTCAGCTGGCCCACAGCCTCCATCTTCTGAGACTGACGCAAAGCGTCCTCAGCCTGGCGGAGCTGCTCCTGCTCGTGCAGACGCTCGGTGACGTCGGTGGCGTACTGGAAGGCGCCGATCCGGCGCCCTTCCGCGTCTCGCAGGCTCGTATAGGTCAGCTCGTAGCTCGCGCGCCGGACCGCCGGGTCGCCGAAGGCCTCGACGACGGTGAAATCCGCGCCCGCCAGCGCCCGCCCCCAGATCGCCCGCGTGGCCGCCTGATGCTCGGGCCAGGGCGCCAGCAGGGCGAGGAGATCGTCGCCGATGCGGGGCCGCACGCCGTAGAGGCTCTCGAACTCCTCGGCGTAGGCCCGGTTCAGCGCGAGCACGCGGTACTCGGCGTCGAGGGCCGCGACCAGCGCGTCGGTGGTCTCGAACACGTCGGCCCAGAGCTTGCGCTGGGCGAGCGCCTCCGCGACGCGCCGCTCCAGCACGGCGTTCACCTCGCGCAGGCGCTCCTCGGCGCGCCTGCGGTCGTGGATGTCCTCGACGACGCCGTACCAGCGGATGATCGTGCCGCCCGCGTCCCGCCGCGGATAGGCGCGGGCGCGCATCCAGCGATAGGTGCCGCTCGCAGCGACGCGGATGCGGTAGTCCACGTCGACCGGCTCGCCGGAGGCGAGGCTCGCCGCGAAGACGGCCTGGGTCGGGGCGAGGTCGTCCGGGTGGAGCGCCCGCATCCAGCCGGCCCCCAGCGGCTCGCCGGGCGCCTGCCCCGTCAGGTCGAGCCAGCGGTTGGAGTAGGAGGTGACGTTGCCGTCCGGATCGCAGGTCCAGGGCACCTGCGGGTTCAGCTCGACCGTGTGCCGGAAATGGTCCTCGCTCTCGCGCAGACGCGCCTCGCCGAGCACCCGCGCCGTGGTCTCGGCGGTGACGCAGAGCAGGCCGGCGATGCGGCCCGCATCGTCGCGCACCGGCGAGTAGGTGAAGGACCACCAGCTCTGCTCGGGCAGGCCCTCCCGGGAGAGATCGAGCATCCGGTCGGTCAGCACCTGGCTCTCGCCCGCGAGGGTGGCCGCGACCAGGGGTTCGATCTCGTCCCAGATGCTGGCCCAGACCGTCCGGAACGGGCGCCCGAGGGATGTCGGCAGCCGGTAACCGAGGATCGGCCGGTAGGCGTCGTTGTAGAAGCAGAGCAGGTCCGGCCCCCAGGCCAGGAACATCGCCGTGGGGCAGGCCAGCATCAGGGAGAGGGCGCTGCGCAGGGCCGGAGGCCACAGCTCCGGAGGCCCGAGCGCGGTGGCCGACCAGTCGTGGGCACGGATCTCGGCGCCGGTGCGTCCGCCCGGGGGAAGGAAGGCGAAGGGATCGCTCACGCCGCCGGCCGAGCGGTGTGAGGCCCGCGCGGCGGCAGGGTGGGAACAGGGGCGCGGGCGACCGGTCGCGGAACGGAGGGTGGGCTGGACATGGGGCGGGATATCTCGCCCCGGTGCCCTCTGGGCAAGCCGGCAGCCTGTCACGCGCCCCGCATCACGGCACGCGTCGGCGGCTCCGCGCCGGCGAAGCGGCTGTCGTCAGGCCCGGGCGCGGCCGAGCCCGATGCCGTCCATGGCGGCCTGCTCGCGGGCGGCCTCCGCCGCGCGCTCGGCGGAGCGCTCGCGGTCGTCGAGGATCTCGACCTTCTTCAGGTCCTCGAAGGCCACGCCGAGCTCCGCCTTGGCCTCGGCGAGCTGGTCCTCCAGGGCGGCGGCGGACTGGCGCATGTTGTCCCGGCGCCCCGCGGCGGCGCGGGCGTAGGTCGGGTAGGCGAAGTGGGCGGTGTCGGAGATGCCTGCGCGGGCCTCCTCCTGGGCGATCTCCCGGTCGAGCTCCTGCGCCATGCGCAGGAAGTCGGCCATCATCATCTCGATCTGGGTCACGCGGCGGCGCTTCTCGTCGACCTGGAAGCGGCGCAGGCGGATCAGCGTGTCACGCGATTTCATGGGGGGACGCTCACTCCACGCTTCGATCGAGGCCCCGCCCGGTCACGCCGGATTTGAGCCTCTCAACCCGCCCCCACGATCTGGGCGAGACGGGCATATCCTTCGCCGATGGACGTTGCTTCTTCCTTACCCTGTCCCAGAAAAGCCTCGATATCCGGCATGAGCGCCACCGCCTCGTCGACCTCCGCCGAGGAGCCGGCCCGGTAGGCACCGAGGCGGATCAGCTCCTCCATATCGCTGTAGGTGGCCAGAACCCGGCGCGCCCGGCGCACTGTCGGCAGGAAGGCCGGGTCGCAGGAGCGCGGCATGGTGCGGGAGACCGAGCGCAGCACGTTGATCGCCGGGTAGCGCCCGCGCTCAGCGATCGCGCGCTCCATCACGATGTGCCCGTCGAGGATGCCGCGCACCGCGTCCGCCACCGGCTCGTTGTGGTCGTCGCCCTCGACCAGCACCGTGAAGAGGGCCGAGATCGTCCCCTCCCCCACGCCCGGTCCGGCGCGTTCGAGCAGGCGCGGCAGCTCGGAGAAGACGGTCGGCGTGTAGCCCTTAGCGGTCGGCGGCTCGCCGGCCGCGAGACCGATGTCGCGCTGGGCCATGGCGAAGCGGGTGATCGAATCGATCATGCAGAGCACCCGCGCGCCCTGATCGCGAAAATGCTCGGCGACCGAGAGGGTGACGTAGGCGGCATTGCGGCGCATCAGCGCCGGCTCGTCGGAGGTGGCCACCACCACGACCGATCGGGCGAGGCCCGCAGCGCCCAGATCGTCCTGCAGGAACTCCTGCACCTCGCGGCCGCGCTCGCCGACGAGGCCGATCACCGCGACGTCCGCGGCGGTGTAGCGGGCGAGCATCGAGAGCAGCACCGACTTGCCGACGCCGCTCCCCGCGAAGATGCCCATGCGCTGGCCGGCGCACATGGTCAGGAAGGTGTTGATGCAGCGGACCCCGAGATCGAGGGGCGTGCCCACCCGGCGCCGCGCATGGGCCGGGGGCGGGTCGGCCCGCAGCGGGTAGATCTCGGGCCCCTGCGGCAGGGGACCGAGCCCGTCGACGGGCCGCCCGAGCGCGTCGATCACTCGGCCGAGCCAGCCCTGGGACGGGCGTACTGCGCCGGCCGCCTCGTCGCGCACGAAGGCCGGGCAGCCCCGGCGCACGCCCTCGAGCGAGCCGAACGGCATGGCGAGCGCCCGGTCGCCCTGGAAGCCGATCACCTCGCAGGGGATCAGTCCCGCCGCACCCTCGACGTCGAGCCGGCCGCCGAGGCGCATCGCCGAAACCGGCCCCGCCACCTCGACGAGGAGTCCCCGAATCGCCACGACTCGCCCGTAGGTCTCGACCGCCTCGACCCGCTCAAGCGAGGCCCGCAGGGCCGCGAGCGAGGGCGGAGAGG is from Methylobacterium radiodurans and encodes:
- a CDS encoding LysM peptidoglycan-binding domain-containing protein, encoding MDTPARPGATPGPGGAAGIAPAKPSAPIVPSFDVVRVEPNGDAVIAGQAAPNAAVELLVDGKTAARARAGADGRFTFMPPTLPPGTSEIGLRATDAQGEARRSSANVAVVIPPSRDTRPLVAVTAPDRPTVVLSQPDRPAATGSGHGVELGGQALRDAGADAAKQGRKPVEHRAPNPRERPDGSEIGGRLATGVQAGASETDGAPTNRAGATASADSRGLADEPGPAARPLDGSATPVTIVSIDARDRGQLFVTARGAAGADVRFYLNDTLIAPATVGRDGSVTFTIGRGVGPGDYRVRLDSVDPLTGKVRDRAEVAFSAPDPGRDEVVAHAANPQDRAPVANGLGVSQRRPAGEAQARDVIPAGPADPTLSSGTGSPPPSDQPGTGTSEVYVPGIETARIARGDSLWKISRRTYGEGERYTLIYDANQDQIRDPDLIYPGQVFVLPGQGDLDTVPGADRDPKRD
- a CDS encoding YidB family protein, which produces MSKGYPSMTALLGLLAVAGYQNRDKIAEWLGNPGRDAHGSSVPPVARSAPAAGSTIPSNLERILGGVGSAGVGGLIASGLSELVEHFTKGGHGETASSWVNQGANRAIAEADLERAIGPMTLDHLAQQTGLSRSEILSRLTRELPSAIDRYATDGRRFA
- a CDS encoding sigma-70 family RNA polymerase sigma factor — its product is MPHVAEHLHSSAADSAVISIRGSESGRDPYTLRPEAAFLEETPPLGLGMRRLAEALDAAEARTEQGFTSDLIGVLPDLRRFALSLTRDATESEDLVQYTLLKAWEHRTRYTPGTGLKAWLFTILRNRHINGRRKHRREVPDPDGAHAAGLSSLADQEDRLDLRDLQEALDRLDPAQREALLLVAIEDLSYEDAAIRIGCPPGTVKSRVSRARGRLAFELGAT
- a CDS encoding PAS domain-containing protein — its product is MSDPFAFLPPGGRTGAEIRAHDWSATALGPPELWPPALRSALSLMLACPTAMFLAWGPDLLCFYNDAYRPILGYRLPTSLGRPFRTVWASIWDEIEPLVAATLAGESQVLTDRMLDLSREGLPEQSWWSFTYSPVRDDAGRIAGLLCVTAETTARVLGEARLRESEDHFRHTVELNPQVPWTCDPDGNVTSYSNRWLDLTGQAPGEPLGAGWMRALHPDDLAPTQAVFAASLASGEPVDVDYRIRVAASGTYRWMRARAYPRRDAGGTIIRWYGVVEDIHDRRRAEERLREVNAVLERRVAEALAQRKLWADVFETTDALVAALDAEYRVLALNRAYAEEFESLYGVRPRIGDDLLALLAPWPEHQAATRAIWGRALAGADFTVVEAFGDPAVRRASYELTYTSLRDAEGRRIGAFQYATDVTERLHEQEQLRQAEDALRQSQKMEAVGQLTGGVAHDFNNLLTIIRSSVEFLRRPELPEVRKARYLDAVSDTVDRAAKLTGQLLAFARRQALKPEIFDAGARLQAIAEMLDQIMGARIRVAAALPEAPCFVRADASQFETALVNMAVNARDAMAGEGHLTLRLTGGQALPAIRGHAANAGPFAAVSVSDTGSGIAEADLARIFEPFFTTKEVGKGTGLGLSQVIGFAKQSGGDVAVASRPGETTFTLYLPQAEAPRAVAGPAAPASAPAGPGRGLCVLVVEDNLEVGRFCTQILEDLGHRPVWAHNAEAALAELAREGDGGAARFDAVFSDVVMPGMGGIALARRLRASRPDLPVVLTSGYSHVLAQDDAHGFELVRKPYSAEELAQIFETLTARRHEAD
- the fliJ gene encoding flagellar export protein FliJ, producing the protein MKSRDTLIRLRRFQVDEKRRRVTQIEMMMADFLRMAQELDREIAQEEARAGISDTAHFAYPTYARAAAGRRDNMRQSAAALEDQLAEAKAELGVAFEDLKKVEILDDRERSAERAAEAAREQAAMDGIGLGRARA
- the fliI gene encoding flagellar protein export ATPase FliI, producing the protein MSQNPPAGSSPPSLAALRASLERVEAVETYGRVVAIRGLLVEVAGPVSAMRLGGRLDVEGAAGLIPCEVIGFQGDRALAMPFGSLEGVRRGCPAFVRDEAAGAVRPSQGWLGRVIDALGRPVDGLGPLPQGPEIYPLRADPPPAHARRRVGTPLDLGVRCINTFLTMCAGQRMGIFAGSGVGKSVLLSMLARYTAADVAVIGLVGERGREVQEFLQDDLGAAGLARSVVVVATSDEPALMRRNAAYVTLSVAEHFRDQGARVLCMIDSITRFAMAQRDIGLAAGEPPTAKGYTPTVFSELPRLLERAGPGVGEGTISALFTVLVEGDDHNEPVADAVRGILDGHIVMERAIAERGRYPAINVLRSVSRTMPRSCDPAFLPTVRRARRVLATYSDMEELIRLGAYRAGSSAEVDEAVALMPDIEAFLGQGKEEATSIGEGYARLAQIVGAG